One Chitinophaga sp. H8 DNA window includes the following coding sequences:
- a CDS encoding Bor/Iss family lipoprotein codes for MRCPIRYSCGMFGICLTILLLFSGCYSYRVATHALPVTDVTPANTMKAYSLFWGLINKPQVIQTPICDSLRVNGVAEVRVRTNLGNSLLTICTLGIYCPIRIEWKCAAPCPLPVQPL; via the coding sequence ATGCGTTGCCCCATCCGCTACTCCTGTGGCATGTTTGGTATTTGTTTAACCATCCTGCTACTCTTTTCCGGTTGTTATTCCTATCGTGTTGCTACACATGCGTTGCCTGTTACAGATGTGACGCCTGCCAATACCATGAAGGCCTATAGCTTGTTCTGGGGGCTGATTAACAAACCCCAGGTGATACAGACCCCCATCTGCGATTCGCTGCGGGTAAATGGTGTGGCAGAGGTAAGGGTAAGAACGAACCTGGGTAATTCCCTGCTCACTATTTGTACACTGGGGATCTATTGTCCGATAAGAATTGAATGGAAATGCGCAGCCCCCTGCCCGCTTCCGGTACAACCTTTATAA